AAATTCTCCTGGATTTTCAGCAAATGCTTTTCTAACTCCAGCAGTAAATGCTAATCTTCCATCACTATCAACATTTATTTTAGCAACTGCTGATTTAGAAGCAAGATTTAATTGATCATCTGGTATACCTAATGCATCTTCTATTACTCCACCATTTTCGTTAATCATCTTAACATATTGTTGTGGTATAGATGAAGACCCATGTAATACTATAGGGAATCCTGGTATTTTTTCTTCTATTTTCTTTAATATATCTAATCTTATATGAGGATCATCTCCTGGTTTGAATTTGTATGCTCCATGTGAAGTTCCTATTGCTATTGCTAATGAATCTACACCTGTTTTAGATACGAAATCTTCAACTTCTTCTGGTTTAGTGAATATATGCTCTTCAGCAGATACTTCATCTTCTATTCCTGCTAAAACACCTAATTCTGCTTCTACTGTTACATCATATTTATGTGCAAAGTCAGCAACCTTTTTAGATAATGCTACATTTCCATCATAATCATGTTTAGATGCATCTATCATTACTGATGAGAATCCACTATTTAAGATACAATCTTCTGCTATTTCATAAGTTGGACCATGGTCTAAGTGTAATGCTACTGGTATATCTGAACCTGATGCTTCTACATATGATGTTGCTGCTTTAGCCATCCAAGGTATCATATCTTTACCTATATAATTTCTTGCCCCTGGTGAAACTTGTAATATAACAGGTGCTCCCATTTCAACACATGCTTCTATTATAGCTTGTAATTGTTCTAAATTGTTAAAGTTAAATGCTGGAACTGCGTAACCTTCTCTATTAGCTTTATTAAGCATTTCCTTAGTGTTAGATAAACCTAAATCTTTGTAATTGTACTTCATATTAATCCTCCTATATATTTCTATGTTTAAATTTTAACAAATATACGACTATTTTTCAACAATTTTCTTTTTTATTTTATGTTTTTTTTAAAATAATCCTATTATTTCTTCATTTTCATCTATATCAATGAAATTAGCAGCAGGTTCTTTTGGTAATCCTGGCATATCTATTACATTTCCTGACATAACTACTAGAAAATCTGCTCCAAACGATGGTCTTATATCATTTATTTTAAATGTATAATCACTAGGTTCTCCTTTAATTTTAGGATTATCAGTTATAGAAATTGGAGTTTTAGACATACATATAGGCATTTTATCTATACCTTTATCTTTAAAGTATTCTAATTTTTCCTTTGCTAAATCAGAATATTCTATATCTTTTGCTCTATAAATTTCTTTTACTAATTTATCTATTTTTTCTTCTACACTTAAATCTAATGAATATAGAAATTCAAAATTATTTATATTAACTTTTTCAATTTCATCTTCTATTTTTTCTATTTCTTCTATGTCATTAATTATTTGTTTTACTAAATCAGTAGCACCTTCAGATCCTTTTTCATATGACTCATTTACCATAGCTTTAACACCATATTGATTACAGTATTCTTTTATTTTATCAAAGTCTTCTTCTGTATCGCCTTCAAATTTATTTATTGAAACTATTACTGGTACATTAAATTTCTTAATATTTTCCATATGAACTTTTAAATTACCGTAACCATTTTCTTCTAAGGCTCTTGTTGTAACTACTAAAACTACCATATCAGGAGTTATTCCTGCTTGTCTACATTTAATATTAAAAAACTTCTCTGCACCTAAATCAGCAGCAAATCCTGCTTCTGTTATAGTGTAATCTGATAACTTTAATGCTAATTTAGTTGCTAATATTGAATTACAACCATGTGCAATGTTAGCAAAAGGTCCACCATGTATTATGGCAGGTGTGTTTTCTATTGTCTGAACTATATTAGGTTTAATTGCATCTTTTAAAATAGTTGCAACTGCACCTGCTACCTTTAAATCTCTTACTCTAATAAGGTCTCCTGACACATTTTTTGCTACTACCATATTAGCTACTTTTTCTTTTAATTCTTTAAGTGAATTTGACAAACATAATATAGCCATTATTTCAGAAGCAACTGTTATCTGAAATGAATCTTGTCTTGTATATTTATTATCTTTTATTTCTATTTTTCTAAGTGCTCTATCATTAGTATCTAGTGTTCTTTTTAAAAATATACTGTCTTTATCTATATTTAATTCATTACCCCAGTATATGTGATTATCTATGCATGCTGCAATTAAATTATTTGCTGCTGTTATTGCATGAAAATCTCCTGTGAAATGTAAATTAATATCTTCCATAGGTAATACTTGTGAGTAACCACCACCAGTAGCACCGCCTTTTAAACCAAATACAGGTCCCATAGATGGTTCTCTTAATGCCGCAATAGAACTATGTCCTAATTTATTAAATGCTTGGCTTAAACCTATAGTTACCGTTGACTTACCTTCTCCTTTTTTAGTAGGAGTTATTGCAGTTACTAATATTAAATACCCATTTGACTTTGTTTCTAATCTTTTAAATATGTCTAAATTTATTTTAGCCTTATATTTACCGTAAAGTTCTACTTCTTCTTCTCTTATTCCTAAATTTAAACAAATATCATTAATGTTCTTTAATTTAGTTTTTTTTGCAATTTCTATATCTTTTTCCATCTAATCACCCCAAATACAATTATATCAAAAAAAAAAAGATTTAACAATCTTTTAAATCTTTTTTATAAATTCTTTTAAACTTTGTTCATTTAATACCTTACAATTTTCTAATACTTTCTCAAATGTGTGTCCTACAAAGTCATATACATTAGCATTTTTTAAATTCTCATCATTTACATATCTTTTAATCCATTCTATATGTTTATGTTGATTTTCTATATTATTCATACTCTCAATTAATTCATCTACATTCTCTGATGCTTCAATTAAACTTTGTAATACTTGCATTTCTTCTTTTAATCTACTTGGAAGTACTGCTAGACCCATAACTTCTATAAGACCTATATTTTCTTTTTTAATATTATGATACTCAGTATGTGGATGATATATTCCTAATGGGTACTCATCACTAGTTAAATTATTTCTTAAAACTAAGTCTAATTCATATTCATTACCATTAAATCTAGCAATAGGAGTTATGGTATTATGTCTAATATCACCTGTATGAGATACTATATTATTTTCATTATACTTAATCCATTTTTGTAATATTTTATCTGCTACTTCTATAATTTCATTTTTATTATTTGAATTAAGCCTTATAACTGACATTGCCCAATCAACTATACTTAATTTAACTTCACCAATTTGTCTTATTTGCTCTTTATTAGATTTCTCCATAGCAAACTCATATCTACCTGCTTGAAAATGGTCATGAGATAGTATAGAGCCACCAACTATTGGTAAATCAGCATTAGAACCTATGAAATAGTGTGGAAATATCTCTATAAAGTCTATTAATCTTTTAAAACTAAATTTATCTATTTTCATTGGTCTAATTTCTGATGAAAATGCTATAGAATGCTCATTATAGTATGTATATGGCGAGTATTGGAAAAACCAATCTTCATTATTAAGTGTTATAGGTATTATTCTGTGATTTTGTCTTGCTGGATGATTTATTCTACCCATGTACCCTTCATTTTCTTTACATAAAATAGATTTAGGGTATTTACTTAAAGGTGCATTTTTAGCTAGTGCAATTTCTTTTGGATCTTTTTCAGGTTTAGATAAATTTATAGTAATATCTAATTCTCCATATTTACTTTTGTACTTATATGAAACATTTTTAGAAATTCTATCTGTTCTAATATAGTTTGATTGCTTAGATATTT
Above is a window of Oceanivirga salmonicida DNA encoding:
- a CDS encoding UDP-glucose--hexose-1-phosphate uridylyltransferase, which translates into the protein MNIYLEIENLLKYSIIKKLIKKDDEIFLRNRILEILDLDEYEKLEVDTKYLSSLDYPCEILDKITNWAGEKGRLKENILVYKDILNARIMGNIISRPSIIRDIFWNKYRDNKKLATDYFYEISKQSNYIRTDRISKNVSYKYKSKYGELDITINLSKPEKDPKEIALAKNAPLSKYPKSILCKENEGYMGRINHPARQNHRIIPITLNNEDWFFQYSPYTYYNEHSIAFSSEIRPMKIDKFSFKRLIDFIEIFPHYFIGSNADLPIVGGSILSHDHFQAGRYEFAMEKSNKEQIRQIGEVKLSIVDWAMSVIRLNSNNKNEIIEVADKILQKWIKYNENNIVSHTGDIRHNTITPIARFNGNEYELDLVLRNNLTSDEYPLGIYHPHTEYHNIKKENIGLIEVMGLAVLPSRLKEEMQVLQSLIEASENVDELIESMNNIENQHKHIEWIKRYVNDENLKNANVYDFVGHTFEKVLENCKVLNEQSLKEFIKKI
- a CDS encoding class II fructose-bisphosphate aldolase, yielding MKYNYKDLGLSNTKEMLNKANREGYAVPAFNFNNLEQLQAIIEACVEMGAPVILQVSPGARNYIGKDMIPWMAKAATSYVEASGSDIPVALHLDHGPTYEIAEDCILNSGFSSVMIDASKHDYDGNVALSKKVADFAHKYDVTVEAELGVLAGIEDEVSAEEHIFTKPEEVEDFVSKTGVDSLAIAIGTSHGAYKFKPGDDPHIRLDILKKIEEKIPGFPIVLHGSSSIPQQYVKMINENGGVIEDALGIPDDQLNLASKSAVAKINVDSDGRLAFTAGVRKAFAENPGEFDPRKYLAKGKEFMKKYYKEKIVDVYGAEGAYKKGTVR
- a CDS encoding formate--tetrahydrofolate ligase produces the protein MEKDIEIAKKTKLKNINDICLNLGIREEEVELYGKYKAKINLDIFKRLETKSNGYLILVTAITPTKKGEGKSTVTIGLSQAFNKLGHSSIAALREPSMGPVFGLKGGATGGGYSQVLPMEDINLHFTGDFHAITAANNLIAACIDNHIYWGNELNIDKDSIFLKRTLDTNDRALRKIEIKDNKYTRQDSFQITVASEIMAILCLSNSLKELKEKVANMVVAKNVSGDLIRVRDLKVAGAVATILKDAIKPNIVQTIENTPAIIHGGPFANIAHGCNSILATKLALKLSDYTITEAGFAADLGAEKFFNIKCRQAGITPDMVVLVVTTRALEENGYGNLKVHMENIKKFNVPVIVSINKFEGDTEEDFDKIKEYCNQYGVKAMVNESYEKGSEGATDLVKQIINDIEEIEKIEDEIEKVNINNFEFLYSLDLSVEEKIDKLVKEIYRAKDIEYSDLAKEKLEYFKDKGIDKMPICMSKTPISITDNPKIKGEPSDYTFKINDIRPSFGADFLVVMSGNVIDMPGLPKEPAANFIDIDENEEIIGLF